The following are encoded together in the Oceanobacillus zhaokaii genome:
- the larB gene encoding nickel pincer cofactor biosynthesis protein LarB, with product MDDILKLVQAGSLSIEEAKKALATYEDLGFAKVDHHRQKRQGFPEIIYGEGKSVEQIIAILEAIKAKQNDVLITRISEEKASKVLEVHPEFIYHQVAEILYWKTEQKHVDESDSFIAVLCAGTSDLRVAEEAAITAEVLGSNVKRFYDVGVAGIHRLLDHAEEIQKASVSVVVAGMEGALPSVVGGLVSHPVIAVPTSVGYGANFHGLSALLTMLNSCASGISVVNIDNGFGGAYSAVLIDQLARNKK from the coding sequence ATGGATGATATATTAAAACTAGTACAAGCAGGTTCTTTGTCGATTGAAGAAGCAAAGAAAGCATTAGCTACATATGAGGATCTAGGGTTTGCCAAAGTGGACCATCACCGGCAGAAGCGGCAAGGATTCCCAGAAATAATTTATGGGGAAGGAAAGTCGGTGGAACAAATCATTGCGATCCTTGAAGCGATTAAGGCGAAGCAAAATGATGTTCTAATTACAAGAATTTCCGAAGAGAAGGCGAGCAAGGTGCTCGAAGTCCATCCAGAATTCATCTATCATCAAGTAGCAGAAATTCTATATTGGAAAACAGAGCAAAAGCATGTGGATGAATCAGACAGCTTTATTGCAGTACTCTGTGCAGGTACATCTGATTTACGTGTTGCAGAAGAGGCAGCAATAACTGCTGAGGTTCTCGGAAGTAATGTTAAACGTTTTTATGATGTTGGAGTAGCTGGAATTCATCGCCTGCTTGATCATGCCGAAGAAATACAAAAAGCATCGGTTTCTGTTGTTGTAGCAGGAATGGAAGGTGCGCTGCCAAGTGTTGTCGGTGGACTTGTATCACATCCGGTTATTGCCGTACCGACAAGTGTAGGGTATGGTGCGAATTTCCACGGGTTATCGGCATTGCTAACGATGTTGAATTCCTGTGCAAGCGGCATTAGTGTTGTAAACATTGATAATGGCTTCGGTGGTGCATATAGTGCTGTATTAATTGATCAGTTAGCACGGAATAAAAAATGA
- a CDS encoding sigma-70 family RNA polymerase sigma factor has product MKRNTCPNEEECEYPMARKFVDENELIFRNNLMRSFLLTKKNCFLLDQSIRNSTSETKKALDKAFQDHFSEIRLISQLSNDLRRIAIRYDQKFNLYRKRQLLILDQPIHEDATNITSRVELIADDNAISVDEQVLENDPHLEGYIENFTLYHAIRSLTPRQKYILEASYLFNLTDTEIAAKEGVSQQSISKTRNKALNNLKKQLLTEEGKYE; this is encoded by the coding sequence ATGAAAAGAAATACATGTCCTAATGAGGAAGAATGTGAATACCCGATGGCAAGGAAATTTGTCGATGAAAATGAGTTGATTTTCCGAAACAATCTAATGCGATCATTTTTGCTTACGAAGAAAAATTGTTTTCTTCTGGATCAGTCCATCCGCAATTCAACATCTGAGACAAAGAAAGCCTTGGATAAGGCATTCCAAGACCATTTTTCCGAGATAAGGTTAATTAGTCAATTGTCTAATGATTTGAGAAGAATTGCCATTCGATACGACCAGAAATTTAATTTGTACAGAAAACGGCAATTGCTTATTTTGGACCAGCCAATTCATGAAGATGCTACAAACATCACATCGAGAGTGGAGCTTATTGCCGATGATAATGCGATATCTGTTGATGAGCAAGTATTGGAAAACGATCCACATCTGGAAGGCTATATTGAAAATTTCACTCTCTATCATGCTATTCGTTCCCTCACACCCAGACAGAAATATATTTTAGAAGCATCGTATCTTTTCAATTTGACAGATACGGAAATCGCTGCTAAAGAAGGTGTCTCCCAGCAATCCATTTCTAAAACAAGAAATAAAGCTTTAAATAACTTGAAAAAACAACTATTAACTGAGGAGGGAAAGTATGAATGA
- a CDS encoding biotin transporter BioY, whose translation MKLQDMMYIALFAAIVGVLGFFPPIPLPFSPVPITAQTLGVMITGGVLGARRGTLSLLLFIALVAIGAPLLSGGRGGFSALIGPGGGYIMSWPLAAGIIGYLVERNWHTLKLPKVLLFNFLGGIVLVYACGVTYLSFIGNLPWIPTAISAFAFLPGDVIKMFVAGYITIKINKVYPLIKIQKSKSSKQLKQVI comes from the coding sequence ATGAAATTACAAGATATGATGTATATCGCCTTATTTGCAGCTATTGTCGGTGTTCTAGGATTTTTCCCGCCTATTCCACTTCCGTTTAGTCCCGTACCAATAACAGCTCAAACACTTGGTGTTATGATAACGGGTGGTGTTCTTGGCGCGCGGCGAGGTACGCTTAGTCTATTGCTGTTTATCGCGCTTGTTGCAATTGGTGCACCATTGCTCAGTGGAGGACGAGGAGGATTTAGTGCATTAATTGGCCCGGGTGGGGGCTATATTATGAGTTGGCCATTAGCTGCAGGTATCATTGGATATCTTGTAGAAAGAAACTGGCATACACTGAAATTACCGAAAGTTCTTTTATTTAATTTCCTTGGTGGCATCGTACTTGTTTACGCTTGTGGTGTTACATACTTGTCTTTCATAGGTAACCTCCCTTGGATTCCTACAGCAATTTCCGCCTTTGCTTTCTTGCCAGGTGATGTAATAAAGATGTTTGTCGCTGGTTATATAACGATAAAAATAAACAAAGTATACCCATTGATTAAAATTCAGAAATCTAAAAGTAGTAAACAGCTAAAGCAGGTGATTTAA
- a CDS encoding quinone oxidoreductase family protein has product MKALIFEEFGGPDVLQYQEISNPTIKENEILVRMKAIGLNFADIYRRKGNYHLAGDPPYILGYEGAGIVESVGSNVFNINVGDRVAFADVPFANAEFVAVPLEKTIPLPDEITYEVASSILLQGLTAQYLTKDSYEIQPGDFVLVHAAAGGVGQNLVQIGKQLGGKVIGLTSTVEKSNTVYEAGADFVYLYEENWSEKIKEITNGGADVVYESVGSTLAASFNATKIGGTVVFYGMSGGDPIPVDPRMLMDTSKTLTGGDLWNVLTSSEERIIRSKELFDWIIAGKLKVKAPTKFDLKDGAEAHRFLESRKSLGKIILVP; this is encoded by the coding sequence ATGAAAGCACTTATTTTTGAAGAATTTGGTGGACCAGATGTATTACAGTATCAAGAAATTTCGAATCCAACGATAAAAGAAAATGAAATATTAGTACGTATGAAGGCGATTGGACTGAACTTTGCAGATATATATAGGAGAAAAGGAAATTATCATCTTGCTGGTGATCCACCATATATATTGGGATATGAGGGTGCGGGAATCGTCGAAAGTGTTGGTTCTAATGTATTTAATATAAATGTTGGTGACAGGGTTGCCTTTGCTGATGTTCCATTTGCAAACGCAGAATTCGTTGCTGTTCCACTGGAAAAGACAATTCCATTACCTGATGAAATAACATATGAAGTTGCATCATCTATATTATTGCAAGGGTTGACTGCGCAATACTTAACTAAAGACAGTTATGAAATACAACCGGGGGATTTTGTTCTCGTCCATGCAGCAGCTGGTGGTGTTGGGCAAAACCTGGTTCAAATCGGGAAACAATTAGGTGGAAAAGTTATTGGGCTAACCTCAACAGTAGAAAAATCCAATACAGTCTATGAAGCAGGGGCAGATTTTGTATATTTATATGAAGAGAATTGGTCGGAAAAAATTAAAGAGATAACAAACGGAGGGGCGGATGTTGTATATGAATCCGTTGGCTCAACTTTAGCAGCGAGCTTTAATGCAACAAAAATTGGAGGTACTGTTGTGTTTTATGGTATGTCAGGTGGTGACCCAATACCTGTGGACCCTAGAATGTTAATGGATACCTCAAAGACGTTAACCGGTGGGGATTTATGGAATGTATTAACTTCCAGCGAAGAAAGAATAATCCGTTCGAAGGAGTTATTTGACTGGATAATTGCAGGGAAGTTAAAAGTGAAGGCTCCAACAAAATTTGATCTGAAAGATGGCGCTGAAGCACATCGATTTCTGGAAAGCAGAAAAAGCTTAGGGAAGATTATCCTTGTGCCTTAG
- a CDS encoding S8 family serine peptidase, with protein sequence MSSRKKVWFEDAARKLDPGLVEQLRNSRKVNQNVTSNNEIPIIVYLKDNCNQDKKDDLLKACNADSHNKLSKELRSINGLKGNLTPDNIKQIKDHEAVERIFYDRIVTSCLDIACEQIGAVNVREQLNLTGNGVTIAVIDTGVHPHEDLTSPTNRIIAFQDFINGESEPYDDNGHGTHCAGDAAGNGSLSNGKYMGPAPEASIIGIKVLDKQGSGRLSTIIEGLEWCIDHKEEYNIRIISLSLGAPAYESFREDPLSLAAQAAWHQGIVVCAAAGNSGPAAATISTPAIDPFIITVGSTDDLNTLERTDDLIADYSSRGPTIDSLIKPDIYAPGTNIISLLAPDSAIESQLPEMIIDENYIQLSGTSMATPICAGIIALMLEANPNLSPNDIKSILKATSHPTLDDIWGYIEAESAARMAKSYLRIPTESVQGS encoded by the coding sequence ATGAGTAGCAGAAAAAAAGTATGGTTTGAAGATGCTGCACGTAAACTTGACCCTGGCTTAGTGGAACAATTGCGGAATTCCCGGAAAGTAAACCAGAATGTAACCAGCAACAATGAAATCCCCATCATCGTTTATTTGAAAGATAATTGTAATCAAGACAAAAAAGACGATCTCCTAAAAGCATGCAATGCTGACTCCCATAACAAACTCAGTAAAGAACTACGCAGTATAAATGGCCTGAAGGGAAACTTAACACCTGATAATATAAAACAAATTAAAGACCATGAAGCAGTAGAACGGATTTTTTACGACCGGATAGTAACTTCCTGTCTCGATATTGCCTGTGAACAAATAGGAGCTGTTAATGTGAGAGAGCAGCTTAATTTAACAGGAAATGGCGTTACGATTGCAGTCATAGATACAGGTGTCCATCCACATGAAGACTTGACGAGTCCAACAAATAGAATTATAGCTTTTCAGGATTTTATCAACGGGGAAAGTGAGCCCTATGATGATAACGGGCATGGAACACATTGTGCTGGTGATGCTGCTGGTAATGGAAGCCTCTCTAATGGAAAATATATGGGCCCAGCGCCAGAAGCCTCTATCATTGGAATAAAGGTTTTAGATAAACAAGGAAGTGGCAGGCTATCAACGATAATTGAAGGTTTAGAATGGTGTATCGATCATAAAGAAGAGTACAATATACGGATCATTTCCCTTTCGCTCGGAGCCCCTGCCTATGAATCTTTTAGGGAGGATCCATTGTCACTAGCTGCTCAAGCTGCGTGGCATCAAGGAATTGTTGTATGTGCTGCTGCTGGGAATAGTGGCCCTGCTGCAGCAACTATCAGTACCCCAGCAATCGACCCTTTTATCATAACAGTTGGATCAACTGATGATCTAAACACGTTAGAGCGTACAGATGATCTTATAGCAGATTATTCTAGTAGAGGTCCTACAATTGATTCGCTGATTAAGCCGGATATTTATGCACCAGGTACAAATATTATATCCTTGTTAGCTCCTGATTCAGCGATTGAATCTCAATTACCAGAGATGATTATCGATGAAAATTATATCCAATTGTCTGGTACATCTATGGCAACACCAATTTGCGCAGGGATCATTGCCCTTATGCTGGAAGCTAATCCGAATCTCAGTCCAAATGATATTAAGAGCATCCTAAAAGCGACTTCTCACCCAACACTTGACGATATATGGGGATATATTGAAGCAGAGAGTGCCGCCCGTATGGCAAAAAGTTATCTTCGAATTCCAACTGAATCAGTACAGGGAAGCTAA
- the larE gene encoding ATP-dependent sacrificial sulfur transferase LarE encodes MNEVTRNKNNQLGEILQDMGRVMVAFSGGVDSAVVLKRAQQELGDQVLAVVVASELYRDSEFDAAVKLAEDMGVAVLKTEIKELEDANIVANQTESWYYSKKLLYTHLNKLAEELDYPYVLDGMIMDDEEDFRPGLKARTEEGIRSVLQEANIYKTEVRELAKELDLPVWNKLASCSLASRFPYGTALDKQKVNQVNEAELYLARIGFASVRVRYHDNVARIEVAADKIADLLMKREEIQNKLVSLGFDYVSVDLRGYRSGSMNEVLPELAEQKMAANA; translated from the coding sequence ATGAATGAAGTAACCCGTAATAAAAATAATCAATTAGGTGAAATACTGCAAGATATGGGCCGTGTAATGGTTGCGTTTTCTGGCGGTGTTGATAGTGCTGTTGTCTTGAAAAGAGCGCAGCAAGAACTTGGAGATCAAGTATTAGCTGTTGTTGTTGCATCAGAATTATACCGTGATTCCGAATTTGATGCTGCTGTTAAGCTAGCAGAGGATATGGGTGTTGCTGTTCTTAAAACGGAAATTAAGGAACTTGAAGATGCAAATATCGTAGCTAACCAAACAGAAAGCTGGTATTACAGCAAAAAATTACTTTACACACATTTAAATAAATTAGCGGAAGAATTAGACTACCCGTATGTTTTAGATGGCATGATCATGGATGATGAAGAAGATTTCCGTCCAGGACTAAAAGCTAGAACAGAAGAAGGAATCCGCAGTGTATTACAGGAAGCAAATATTTATAAAACCGAAGTTCGTGAGCTTGCAAAAGAATTAGATCTTCCAGTATGGAATAAACTTGCTTCATGCAGTTTAGCATCTAGATTCCCTTATGGTACTGCACTTGATAAACAAAAAGTAAATCAAGTAAACGAAGCGGAACTTTACTTAGCTCGTATCGGCTTTGCTTCTGTTCGCGTACGTTATCATGATAATGTGGCACGAATTGAAGTTGCGGCAGATAAGATTGCAGATCTTTTAATGAAGCGTGAAGAAATTCAAAATAAACTTGTATCACTAGGATTCGACTATGTATCTGTTGACCTTCGTGGGTACCGTTCAGGAAGCATGAATGAAGTTCTTCCTGAATTAGCAGAACAAAAAATGGCTGCAAATGCTTAA
- a CDS encoding helix-turn-helix domain-containing protein, whose translation MTRLIDLAKRVQEHNDIDSLETVLNLFEPKIRASLKQTSLQEQVDLYQELKIRIIEIVKQYDCNNTYGFWEFTDILKEQHSLEYAESK comes from the coding sequence ATGACTCGACTCATTGACTTAGCAAAAAGAGTTCAAGAGCATAATGATATCGACTCATTGGAAACTGTTCTTAATTTATTCGAACCTAAAATCAGAGCATCTTTGAAACAAACTTCACTTCAAGAGCAAGTCGACCTATATCAGGAACTTAAAATAAGAATAATCGAGATAGTCAAGCAATACGACTGCAATAACACTTATGGTTTTTGGGAATTCACAGATATTCTAAAAGAACAACACTCCTTAGAGTATGCTGAGTCAAAGTAA
- a CDS encoding LarC family nickel insertion protein → MKILYLDCFSGLSGDMTIGALLDAGGDFEHLEEELKKLQIDDEYELKISKVVKNGITSTKFDVVLGNEMIQDHTHTHDHGDYVHAGEHGDHEAHVHTHDHEHSHTHTHDHDHSHNHGHHHRAYRDIVQLIEQAGYSEKVEEMALNMFKKIGEAEGKIHGVPLADVHFHEVGAVDSIIDIVGTAILIEQLGVDGIKSAPVPTGSGHIHIDHGVYPVPAPATLEILRGVPLAKSELKSELTTPTGAAIAAVLATEYGTFPAMSVTSIGYGAGTKSFPNHPNVLRVMIGE, encoded by the coding sequence ATGAAAATTCTTTATTTGGATTGCTTTTCTGGTTTAAGCGGAGATATGACAATAGGTGCGCTCCTTGATGCAGGCGGAGATTTCGAGCACTTAGAAGAGGAATTAAAAAAATTACAAATAGATGATGAATATGAACTCAAAATAAGCAAGGTTGTAAAAAATGGGATAACAAGTACAAAGTTTGATGTTGTGCTGGGAAATGAAATGATACAAGATCACACGCATACGCACGACCATGGTGATTATGTGCACGCAGGGGAACACGGTGATCACGAGGCCCATGTACATACGCACGATCATGAACATAGTCATACACATACACATGATCATGACCATTCACATAATCACGGACATCATCACCGTGCATACCGTGATATTGTTCAGTTGATTGAACAAGCAGGCTACTCGGAAAAAGTAGAAGAGATGGCATTAAATATGTTTAAAAAAATTGGCGAAGCAGAGGGTAAAATCCATGGTGTGCCATTAGCCGATGTTCATTTTCATGAAGTTGGTGCAGTGGACTCTATTATTGATATTGTTGGGACAGCAATTTTAATTGAACAGCTTGGAGTAGATGGAATTAAATCTGCACCAGTTCCAACAGGGTCAGGTCATATTCACATAGACCATGGGGTATATCCAGTGCCAGCGCCAGCAACATTGGAAATTTTACGTGGTGTGCCACTTGCGAAAAGTGAGTTGAAATCAGAACTGACAACGCCAACTGGTGCAGCAATTGCAGCAGTACTCGCAACAGAGTATGGTACATTTCCAGCAATGAGTGTTACAAGTATTGGCTATGGTGCAGGAACGAAAAGCTTTCCCAATCACCCAAATGTATTACGCGTAATGATTGGAGAATAG
- a CDS encoding YvrJ family protein: MNEISALFDIIQLMEKVGFPIVVALILLIRYEVRMERLEKHSKNLSDIINELRRDIS; the protein is encoded by the coding sequence ATGAATGAAATCTCTGCTCTTTTTGATATAATTCAATTAATGGAAAAGGTCGGATTTCCGATAGTAGTAGCTTTAATACTATTGATACGTTATGAAGTTAGAATGGAGCGATTGGAAAAACATTCAAAAAATTTATCAGATATAATAAATGAATTAAGGAGGGACATTTCATGA
- the larC gene encoding nickel insertion protein produces the protein MTSKHPPNHEHIDEEMIKMEVNLDDISGEWLGYVMDRLFEAGANDVFYTPIYMKKNRPGVLLQLLCSVQALDKMKGILLKETTTLGIRYYPITVHRMERRFIQVETEWGTVTVKQGINDKEVFQSSPEYEDCRKLAEIHNLPLKKVYEAVWKKL, from the coding sequence ATGACTTCTAAACATCCACCGAATCATGAGCATATTGATGAAGAAATGATAAAAATGGAAGTAAATCTTGATGATATTTCTGGGGAATGGCTTGGTTATGTGATGGACCGTCTCTTTGAAGCAGGTGCTAATGATGTATTCTATACACCAATCTATATGAAGAAAAATCGACCGGGAGTATTGCTGCAATTACTTTGCTCTGTTCAAGCTCTCGATAAAATGAAGGGAATTTTACTGAAGGAAACAACGACATTAGGGATACGCTATTATCCGATAACAGTACATCGGATGGAACGGCGGTTTATTCAAGTTGAAACCGAATGGGGAACTGTAACCGTTAAACAAGGAATCAATGATAAAGAGGTTTTTCAAAGCTCACCTGAGTATGAAGATTGCCGTAAACTTGCAGAAATCCATAACTTGCCATTAAAAAAAGTGTATGAAGCAGTTTGGAAAAAGCTGTAA